From a region of the Candidatus Omnitrophota bacterium genome:
- a CDS encoding aldose epimerase family protein has product MKVWKKSALFAIAAMLLLAISVQASESSGKQEKITLNKAPFGKTADGKSVDLYTFENANGVKTSVMTYGGIITSLLVPDKDGQFEDITLGFNSLEGYLKGHPYFGALIGRFGNRIAKGKFTLGGKEFSLFVNNDVNALHGGQFGFDKKVWNAKKVNVDEGPGLELTYVSQDGEEGYPGTLKCKVVYSLNNLNELKIDYFAETNKPTPLNLTNHAYFNLTGHKEMESILDHELMLNAKFYTPVDDTLIPTGEIAFVKGTPFDFAEPMQIGARIAADDDQIKKGGGYDHNFVLDKTEADALNLGGRVFEPKSGRLLEFFTTQPGVQFYTGNFLDGSNIGKGGQVYKHRFGFCLETQHFPDSPNHAHFPSAILKPGESYRETTIYKFSTK; this is encoded by the coding sequence ATGAAAGTTTGGAAAAAATCCGCACTTTTCGCCATCGCCGCCATGCTATTGCTTGCCATCAGCGTTCAAGCGTCGGAATCCTCAGGAAAACAGGAGAAGATTACGTTGAACAAAGCGCCTTTTGGAAAAACCGCCGACGGCAAGAGCGTCGATCTCTATACGTTCGAAAACGCGAACGGCGTCAAAACGTCCGTCATGACCTACGGGGGCATCATTACCAGCCTCCTAGTCCCCGACAAAGACGGCCAGTTCGAAGATATCACCCTCGGCTTCAACTCGCTGGAAGGCTATTTGAAGGGGCATCCCTATTTTGGAGCGCTTATCGGCCGCTTTGGAAATCGCATCGCCAAGGGTAAATTCACCCTGGGCGGCAAAGAATTCAGCCTCTTCGTCAACAACGACGTCAACGCCTTGCATGGCGGCCAGTTCGGTTTCGACAAAAAAGTATGGAACGCCAAAAAAGTGAATGTTGACGAAGGTCCCGGCCTGGAATTGACCTACGTCAGCCAAGACGGCGAAGAGGGATATCCCGGAACGTTAAAATGCAAGGTTGTCTACAGTTTGAATAATCTGAACGAATTGAAAATCGATTATTTCGCCGAAACGAATAAACCAACGCCCCTCAACCTCACTAATCACGCTTATTTCAATTTAACCGGCCATAAAGAGATGGAAAGCATCCTCGATCACGAGTTGATGCTCAATGCGAAATTCTACACGCCGGTCGACGATACCCTGATTCCCACCGGCGAAATCGCATTCGTCAAAGGCACGCCTTTCGATTTCGCCGAACCGATGCAAATCGGCGCGCGCATCGCCGCGGACGACGATCAAATCAAGAAAGGCGGCGGTTACGATCACAACTTCGTCCTCGATAAAACCGAAGCGGACGCCCTGAATCTGGGCGGGCGGGTGTTCGAACCGAAATCGGGCCGCTTGTTGGAATTCTTCACTACGCAGCCGGGCGTGCAATTCTACACGGGGAATTTCCTGGACGGTTCCAACATCGGCAAAGGCGGACAGGTCTATAAGCATCGTTTCGGTTTTTGCCTGGAGACGCAGCATTTTCCCGATTCCCCCAACCACGCCCATTTCCCCTCTGCGAT